Within Engraulis encrasicolus isolate BLACKSEA-1 chromosome 8, IST_EnEncr_1.0, whole genome shotgun sequence, the genomic segment GAAAGTGGAGAAATGCCATGttaaaaaaatagcagtgttgtcatgtgtctttggaaactcaaagATCCGTACAAACTAACAAATTCTCGACAATTCACCTTTGCTGAGCATCATAGACTAATATTTTGGTTTTTAATAAAAGCTTCACATCTATGGTGCATGGAGTCGACCAACATCCGACAACGGTCAACAGGTATTGTAGCCCAGGTTATATACTACATTCCACCAgtgctgtagtctactttttatggtgggtatactgtatatttgagcattttttgaagtgggtatactgtatatatttgtgctattcaaaacaatggatcaatcaatttaaagtgggtatactgaaatccctgaaatttagaagtgggtatactgcgtatacccgcgttctacgtagactacaccactgcattccACATTTCCTTTGTCTTTTTTGGTTTTTCCGCCTTAACAGCCTTTTTTATAGCCTTTTTTGCACCATCATGCTTAACAGTCTTCTTCACTGTGTATTATGGTTTGAATTCTTTGTTTGAAGAATGTCCGGCAAACTTTCTGTGACCCTTAGACCCAAAAAGAACAATCTTAATCAAATCTTATCTAATGGTGGTGCAAGTATCATGATGGGTATGTGTTTTGTACTACGTTTGTACTATGACGTTGTTCCTATTTACTGCATACCATGGATCATTGATCAGTTAGAGCACATCAGGATATTGCAATAAGTCATGTTGCCTTATACCGATGAGAACATGCCTTTGATGTGGATGTATCAACAAGACAATGATCTCAAACACACCAACAAGTGAGCAGAATCATGATTCCAGACAAACAGTATCCAACTAATGGAGTGGCCGGCGCAATTCCCGCACCTCAATTCCATCGAAACTTGTGGGCGAACATAAAAAATACTGTTCATGAGGAAAAAGAAATGCAGAGGAATTGTGGAATGTAGTACAATTAACCTGGGCTGCACTACCCACTGACCGTTGCCAGACTTTGGTTGattccatgcaccacagatgcgaaACAGTTGTCCCAAACCATGGTTATGCAACTAAATATTAGTTTAAGATGCTCAGCTAAGTTGAATTTGCCATAACTTGTAGGAAACATCTTTGAGTTTCCGAAGACAgatgtcaacactgctattttttaaACATGACATTTCTCCACTTTCTATATTCTATGACATTGAATTAGTTTTCCCTTTTTTGCTTTGACATAGaatgtgcagtgcagtacagtgtccCTAAAGCATTTTTGGTCATTTAAGCGCAATTTATTTCAAGAATTTCAACATTTACTCATCTTTGTGAAGGCACGGCTATttttatgagcacaactgtacgtattttcagcaaatagtgaataggcctgccggcgaccccatctgcagtaaaaggctaccTACACATCTACAGTACGTACGTGTTGATATAGTTAGTGttgattgtgtaggcctatgaaataagttgaacttttttaaaaaaaaaagcgttTAATTGTTTTGAAAATGTGTGGCATCAAGGAAATACATATACACAGCAACATGATAGTATAACTTGCTCTGGTAAGACATTTCAcatcacatttcacattttacCAAGCATTATTTACATTTactacatttacatgacgttttcaaagcggaattaagaggtgtttacatgacgttttcaaatcggaattaagaggtgtttacatgacgttttcaaagcggaattaagaggtgtttacatgacgttttcaaatcggaattaagctttattcagaattaaagtcagttaattccgaattaaattagtcatgtaaacgtagctatTGTAGCAATTCAGTGAGCTTTATTGAGCAATGCATTCCCATCCTTGTGGTCCTCTGCCATTTTAATATTGCTAGTGTTAATCTGCTCTTATAGAAACAGTTGATGTCTTTGGTCTCAGCTGACACCCAGTTCGTAGGAGGACAGACCTTGTGATTTTCGATAGACGTTTCCTGATTTCCTGGTTCTTTACCCCGTACACAATTGGATGCAAGACTGGAGGCCAAAGAGTGTACGAAGTTGTCAAAAACACATGACCCCCAATGGGAACTTTGGCGTTAAAGCGATTATACACCACAGAAAACAAGGAGCACAAGCTGAAGTTGAGGAAAACGATCAGATGGGCAGTGCACGTTGTAAAAGCTTTTTTGCGTGCATCTGCAGACAGCTTGTACGTCAACACAATGATTTTTAAATAGGATATAAGCACCAGTAATATCGGAAGGCCAACTAGTAGAATCAAACTGCATACACCATAAAAGTTGGCGATAAGAGTGTAAGTGTTCTTGTGACAAGCCAGATTAGTCACGGCCAAGTTTTCACACATCACTTTATGCCGCACAAAGGTATCCCTGAGGTCAGATATATCTGACCTCCCACCAGCAAGACGGGAAGAAGGTTGGCCACCACCAGAAGCACTCTGACTTTGCGTGGGGTCATGATAGCGTGGTACTGCAGAGGTTGGAAGATGCTCACATACCTGTCGTAGGCCATGACAGTGAGTGTTGTGTACATAGTGCTCCCATAGATACCGTGGAAGTACGCCTCAGCCAGACAAGCTGCGTATGAGACCGAGTAGACATTGGTTGCCAGGTGGGCCACTGCACGGGGGTAAGCTGCCGTGCTGCTGAGCAAGCCATCCAGCATTAAGCCGACCAAAAATATGTACATCGGTTTATGGAGTGTCGGGTCCAAACAAATTAAAAGTATGATGGAGATGTTGGCTACAGCAGCCACGACATAGATCAAGAAGAGGATGACAAAGCATGTCATGTTTTTTGCTTGGCCTATCTCCTCAAAGACGGTGAAAATGAAGACAGCAGTTGATCCATTCATGGTCAGTGTCAGTCAACGttcctgaaaaacacacacaacatggacaaTTCAGTGCATAATGCAGGCAGTGCAGTGAATACTATAGAAATTAAATACTCTTATCAGGTATTTCCTCAATGATTGTGCAGGCCTGCATGAAGGGTAAATGTCTACAATACATTTCTTTTAAAATTGTATTATGGTTTTGTAAACAACAAAAAGTCACTTTCATCATGCAGATAATTTTCATACCTTTCTGTGTGTCAACATAAATGACACCTGTTTGGAAGCATGCTACGTACAGTATTTAGAGCAACCCAGCCTTCCTGATCCAGCTGATGTTCTTCTAATGGTGTTCAGGATTCTATGTGGGAACCCCTATATTTATACCTGTCCTGGCCATCTGTGgttgtttttcaaggtgtcaatatctttttttttagtcTGAGAGCAAATCCCATGAGGAATAGCTGGACACTTTCTTGTCCTTTCATTGTGTCAAATTAGACACATGGGACCACACAAGACCTCTGTCGCCCCATTATGACTGCCGTTCCACcatcatagtaggcctactacaccacTACAGCATAACTATggcgctttggttataaagcatctgcctaatgtaatgtaatgtaagttatGGCGTCATCATTCAACCAAAAAGGCAATGTTGTGAATCCTTACTTACATCTTACCAGTTTTGTGGGAGGTACTGTATTAATTCCTGCACTGCTGTTATTACACACATTACAGGAATACTGTATTCTTTACCATACACAGGAGAGGGTTCACAGTGGAACATATAGGGCATCCTTAAAAAATATCACTTTAAACCACGGgttgggaacctttttcatccgagggtcataaaagtcctctgagggccgtacgatgaacacaaaccaggatttccccctgcacttcaggcctatattggaggcagtcacctttaaaacagaccccaccttctctaggtcccttgcatataacttaattgtattgcaactgTATAttctaagattcatttacaaaataggtcatatttcatgtgaagctgcattcatgtgaagctgcatagctGTTCATGAAAGGACAATTGTGGCCAATTTCATGTAGTCAGTCTTTCCTACATGCTGTATAttgcttgacttgtcagtacctgaagtAGCTACAATGGTCTGTGATGTCATCCCCTTTCATTTTGTATACCACCTGTTcaaatgtttgttgtttgttcAGGATGTCCCTATAGGAGGTCATTATGGGTTGGAATCCTCAAGAGATGGACCTTGGAATGTTTGTTTTGTATGGTTGTTCATGGACACAACACAGTGTGGTCGGCCCATGCAAATTCCCAAATGGCATGTTTTTCGGGGGGTCATCAGTGTCTCAGTCATCAGTTTCTTTGACTTTTTACAGTATACTCATCAGAAATGTAGCTTGCAGTAGTTCTGCCAAGAAAGACTCAATTAGCGCGCACCAAGCCCTCGTCCAATCAACGGCCAACCCCATGTTTATAATGACGCATCTCACTCACCCTTCTCGCTGCTTCAGGTGCCGACGCTAGagatctcctcctcttcccccaccaCCACTAGCTGGGCCCAGGCTCTCGCCCGGGGGTAAAAGACCCAGTCCCTACAGCTCCATCACGGTATCGCAATTGGATCCATCAGTGCAAGACCTGGGCCGGCGATTGGGCCTCCGCCAAATAACTATCATCACTTGCTAACCTCTTACAGTCGGCCCCATCATACAGTAGTAAATGATAGCAAAAAATAATACAAGAAGGTCCCATATCTATTAGTTcacctatgcctcttttccactgactgtTGTCTGGTAGCACAGCGCGTctcggtcgccactttttgcttcacgattgagctgtgctgtgcctatttgaaaagcaaaaagtggcggccgagtcacgctgtgtaaAGCTGTAGGCCTAACCGGGCATCGACACATCATTACCCATCGACCTATCAAcactaggtttcccttcaacccagctagttaaaaagtttgattagaccaaatacactatgTATTCAATATGCTTAATCCTAATCAGACCAGTGCTCGAGTTGTAAAATAGCCTATaagcagctggggatggtcagagattgattctaatgattggtggtttgggggtttctcccaaattgaaaatgttgttgttgaaagtgcaattttaacacaatgtgaagaagggatgtatATTTTATAGGGAGGTCATtgttgaccattttcattgagggggatggttttagacaatgttcattgtggggggatagcctaaaataggctacctgtaggcatatgttctttattgtgcattgacATTATCAGCCCAAATTAAAATTAAGTCCAATCACTTTTTTTAGGCATCAGACCCAAATAATATACCCATTTTTCATTCAATATGATATCTCCAGCACTATTGGTGCCTGACTTTTTAGCCTACTTGCCCTCTCTTCTACCActacctctgcattcctccattctctccagtctgtctaatatttgaccacctcccactcctcttgtctccacgttcaatcatgtttgggagggatgatcatccaacaatcagctggggttatagcctagctagcgttgttgctctcttttaacgtccctgtcaaggctacatgggctggaaatattggtataaggagtaaaaacagtagcctaactaatacaagtctcatattttcacctgtatgaagttatcacctgatggtcctggctCCTGCGTCTCCAGTTCGCCTACTTGCAATTCATACATTTTACAGTTCTCTCTGAACTCTGCTGCGCGcgctattggatgaaactctgatccactgctctgatctgcccgacaaccgaaaaatctattttctgattggctgaatagcgtggtaactagtctgaacaGAGAAGCACTGTTAACTATTTCTGACGTgtctgtggataggttggatgaattaatgtgcgccgattggataagttatcaaaacttcagagtgtgaaataccatgtgtggagtgtgagagtgtgaactcgctcagatgagtgtgtcacactctcaaagagtgagacttgagagccctgcatTCTTATCCATTTGAAATGCGTCAGGCTTTGAGCCTTGCGAGTGCGATTTCAAGGCCTTGGCACTCTAGAGGACAGCACACGTCACTTTGAGAAACAGCGCCTGTGTAGGCTTATATGTGCACGCAATGCACATGCAagaaatgtgcacacatacagtgtctAAGAAAAGTTGGTACACCCCTCATCTTTCTGCagatttttaattaggctatatCTTCTGATGGGACATCACTGAAGAAAATAACACTTTGCTTTGACACAAGTCAGTGTATAGCTTCAACAACAGTGAAAATATATTGTTCACCCAAAAAGTACAGCCAATGTGGACATTGAGAATGTACCAAGTGCTTTTATTAGGCCTGCAAATCATCTGTTTGAATGGGCATGGGACAAAATGTTAATAGTAATAAAACATGGTGAAATAccggtaaataaataaaataaaacagaagcacacataaatattacacaggcacattttaaataaaatatacagtatagtgtatCTTATTGTGAAGTGCATCTTCATTAATTATGTCATTCCAAACTTGTATTTGGTCGACTCATTAACAAACGTAGCCTACTGCCAATCAGTTTATTAATGAAATCCCCTGAGCCACCTACGTACAGTGCAGAGAGAGAACTAGCCTTTTGAAGACTTTTTACTAACAAAGCCCTCAGTCACCCACAGGGGTGccgaaatgttgggccccatgaaagatatGAATTttaggcccccaaaatgacaaattctgtcaacagcatccttccaggggcccctgtcagtgctgtcaggccCTTCGAATCTGTAACACTTTTCTTCCACTAGCGGCGCCCATGGTAACCCACATGTGGGAGTACTCTGGTACAAATACAGCAATGTCTGAATAGCCTCGCAGTCTACAGAAAGGCACTAACTGTGTGTAATAGTATGTAAGAGTTGAAATTAATGACAAGGCTTCAGTGTCAGCTTGTCTTAGCTTTGTTGCCGTGTGCCTTCATCTGGCGAAGGTAAAGGTGTCGAGCCTTACAGCATAGCAGGAAGAACCAGTACAGCTGTGGTGTGAGTATGCAGAGGTTGCCAAGGTTACAGTGCCATGGAAGACGAAAGGGCACTCGGTAAAGAGGTATGTTGTAGCTCCGGCCATAGACCCAATACATGAAGGGGAAGAGTAATATTCTACACAGGAAGAAAGTCAGAAGGACCATCAGGCCGTTGATTTTGTGTAGAGTGGAGTCTTGTAATCCCAgctgcaagaaaaaaaagagtgcaatgaaaaaaaagagataaattATTTTGAACAATTTAGGTCTATGTAGTGGTCATCGTTGTAGTTTCTGAGCTACATTAGGGATTCACTGAAATCAACTTgcagttaacccattgtgtcctggagcgacatatacgttgcattgaggttcttgagatttgagctgttttattaaaaatgtgggtatgttcgaACTGCAAGAACACATTCAAGTGCAAAattaaggttctagcttttacaagcaacttattttatgttttatgtgcgatatttaggatttaatagggagaggacaccttttcccaaaaagggcgtaggctaaaatgggttgatgACCAATGTTGAAATGGGCACAGCACACAGTCAAATGTATGAGGAACACACAAGACATCATACTACTCCAACCTGAATAAGGACCTTTCCTGCTGATACGAATGGTGTGCTGAGTTCTGTGATGAAGAAACAACCGATGAAGAAGTCGCCCAGGCCTCTCCGCAGGAACTAAAACAGGATGAAAAGCATGAGGACCATTGGAGAATAAAACAAGACTCTTGGGGCTCTAAATTAAGACCCGCAACCAAGGGCGCCAGAACAAGTTTTTAaaatggtggtgcattttttattcttcattcttcatttcttaacaatgttacggctgctgcactccactaatttgtctgcagtaaaagttgagaatttaatttagggagcccaaaagtggggatgtaaATGCACtgctgcatccccctttccggcacctatgtagccaaccggccaaatgttggtgacatttcagtttggcaggtagaaaagaaaacttactagccactttgacccaaggGAGTGTATGTTTGGTCAGCGATattaacatctacttgccatttcGGCTGataatgaaaacattttttaGAGCCCTACATTTTCATCAGTCTTACTGACCAGAGTAACAGGCATGAAGATTGTCAGCAGGGCTGTGTGGTGCAGGACCAACAAGACGTTCTTGTGGAGGAACTTGGAGATGGTGTGAAGTGAATGCCCTGTGTGGTCCTCAGAGCCTTTCCCCATCTCGCTCAGATGATGCACCTGGTACATGGCATATATGTCATACGCCATGTAAGGTGCTCCGAACCACACAAAATCTGTTGCAAGTCTGTGCCTATAGGACAGAAATTGTAGCAGACATGTAGAAATTATATTACACAAAATcaataactttattgatcaccggGGGACGGGGGGTATCAATACACATATTAAACTTACAAACAGGCTTGTAGTCTTACACTTGATTGAAACATTAGATGGGAAACTGACACATTATGTTGAAACATGTTACCACCTACCTGTCATTCATAACATCACTGCAGGATGCCACGATCAAGACACCAGCTGAGGAGGCCAGCAGTGCATGGATAGAGGACACTATCCTTTAGGTGAAACATGACACGACACAAAATCTATTATATACAGTTAAGACAGTATACTGATTGACCATTGTGACATGAACTGAATGAATGCGAAAGCAAGAATTGCCTTTACAGGGTTGTGCTCATTTAGTTGACATACCAGCGTGAGTTAAGTTTCTACTACTGTATCTTTCAGAGAATGTGGATGACCATTCTCGTCACCATGAGTGTCTCAATGATAGTAACGTAAGGGGTCTGAGATGGATGGGAGAATTTGCACCAAATCTTACACCAGCAATCTATAGGCCTAATTGGCCTAATAGGCAGCCAACATGACTTGATTAGATATTGGGGGCCTGAAATAGTCACCATGGCAGTAACTttatgtaggcttacaacaggaGGTTTGGGGGATTTCAGGGTGAACCTCAGTCAGGAATGACAAGGCCTAGTTTAATACTTTTATCCCTTTTTGTTTTGTAACTTACAGTTCAACTAGCCTTCTCTAAATTCTCAGTCAATCCTTGTGCCTTATCCATGACTTAAAAACTCAACAGCGCTGAAACATCACCATGGACTGGCATGCctccggggacccgggttcgagttcgGTCTGGATTGTGTCCTAAATAATCCtatcccatctttctctccaagTCTTCCTGTGTCCCACTGTTCACTTCCTTTATCCTAAGGATGACAAAAACCTGAAGCCTGTATAATCCAAGGTGTCTGCTGTGCAGCATTGGATGAGTGATGTTAGTTCAGCAACCCACtaaccttttcttttttttggtcttttgtgactttatttgacaggacagcttaagaggtggacaagaagccaatggggagagagatgggggttggcaaatgacccgggccgggaatcaaacggCCCGATGGCAGACGAGtgaccggttggccacggcagggccccagtGACCTtttcatagcctacacacaccatACCCACAAGCAAACAGCTCACTAGTGAGACCAGTGAAAATATTTTCTTCTTCAACGGCCAACAgccatgtgtgtgcaatgcatgttatCATTCCAGGCAGGGTATGAAAGGGTCATTTGTCTCTGTTGTCATTATTATGACAAAACACATCAATGTGCGAAATGTGCCTGTTTGTTCCAATTTATGTCTAAGAAATCCTAAACCATTGGAAACTTAGCCTAACTAACACAGTAGCCTATATCCATACAATCCATTAACAGGGTAATTAACTAGGCCTGTTTATTAATTACAGGCATACTACCGATAGGCTATACAATGGACACACGATCAATCAATAATCCTTCAGGATATATCTTAGTAGACTTAGGTCTAGGCCTACGTGTCATCAATTCTTTCTGACAAATATTTCATAGCCCACACATCACTGTTTACACCATAACAGAGCCTACCGTGTACTGAGAAACGCCACATCCGCGTCTTTCAAGTTTGTGCGAGTTTTAATGACATGTTTGAAAGTAACGAAAAGTCCGGAGAAAAATAGGAATCCTGACAACAGAATGATCATTGTTACAGGAGCTGATCTCGTCCAATTGAGATGAAAACCCAATTCGCAAAGGGTAATGTCAAGACAGCACGCGCATGGAGCTAAACCCGGAAGATTTCCAACAATGCCAATTATTTTTTTCTTGAAATAAAGAATCTACAAGACGAGTAACCCACGAGGTGTCCAAGACCACCCATAATGTAAAAAGATAACCACAAATCGTAGGCTACGTATGATGATCCCATTTGTAAGCGTTGTGCCAAGTTCCTGAAGCGCTCAGAACATGACACCTGTGGCGCGCCGCTTCAATAAAGGCGTGGCTTCTGAGATAGTGCACACTCTAACCTACATTTGTGAGTAGTTgtggagtttttttttcctttggtaAT encodes:
- the LOC134453830 gene encoding olfactory receptor 52L1-like, whose product is MLDGLLSSTAAYPRAVAHLATNVYSVSYAACLAEAYFHGIYGSTMYTTLTVMAYDRYVSIFQPLQYHAIMTPRKVRVLLVVANLLPVLLNTYTLIANFYGVCSLILLVGLPILLVLISYLKIIVLTYKLSADARKKAFTTCTAHLIVFLNFSLCSLFSVVYNRFNAKVPIGGHVFLTTSYTLWPPVLHPIVYGVKNQEIRKRLSKITRSVLLRTGCQLRPKTSTVSIRAD
- the LOC134453622 gene encoding TLC domain-containing protein 3A-like; the encoded protein is MIILLSGFLFFSGLFVTFKHVIKTRTNLKDADVAFLSTRIVSSIHALLASSAGVLIVASCSDVMNDRHRLATDFVWFGAPYMAYDIYAMYQVHHLSEMGKGSEDHTGHSLHTISKFLHKNVLLVLHHTALLTIFMPVTLFLRRGLGDFFIGCFFITELSTPFVSAGKVLIQLGLQDSTLHKINGLMVLLTFFLCRILLFPFMYWVYGRSYNIPLYRVPFRLPWHCNLGNLCILTPQLYWFFLLCCKARHLYLRQMKAHGNKAKTS